A stretch of DNA from Halioglobus japonicus:
CTGGCCAATCTCGACAAACTGGTGGTAAAGCCAGCCAACGAGTCCGGTGGCTACGGCTTGATGGTGGGGCCTCACTCCACCGCCAAACAGCGCAAGACCTTCGCCAAGCTCATTGAGGACAACCCGCGCAACTATATCGCCCAGCCAACCCTGTCACTCTCTACCGCACCCACTTATTGCGGCAACACCATAGAGCCGCGCCACCTTGACCTGCGCCCCTTTATTCTCTCGGGCCAAGATACCTGGGTCACCCCCGGCGGCCTCACCCGGGTGGCCATGGTGAAAGGGTCGCTCGTGGTCAACTCATCCCAGGGTGGCGGCAGCAAAGACACCTGGATCGTGGAGGGCTCCAAATGAGATTACTCTCACGCGTCGCGGAGCGCCTGTACTGGATGGCGCGCTATCTGGAGCGGGCTGAAGACACCGCCCGCCTGCTGCGCTCCCACACCCACATGATCATGGACATTCCAGAGGGCTCGGAGCCGGGCTGGGAGGTGTTGCTCAAAACCTTCAACGCCGACACAACTTTTGCCGAGCGCTACCGGGTGGCCAACGAAACCAATGTGCTGCGTTTCCTGATGGCCGAGCCCGATAATTCGGGCAGCATCGCGAGCGCGGTGCAGGCTGCGCGGGAGAACGTGCGCACCACCCGCGACGTTTTGCCCGCTGAAGTCTGGGAACACGTCAACGAACTCTATCTCTACACCCGCGAGAACGCCGACAAGTGTGTCGGCCGACGCAACCGCCACGGCTTCCTGGAGCAGGTGATCGGCCGCTGCCAGATGATCAATGGCCTAATGATGACCACGCTATGCCGTGACCACAGCTATCGGTTTATCCGTATCGGCAACCTGCTGGAACGGGCCGATATGACCACGCGCGTACTCGATGCCGGCGTGGGGTCACTGATGAACGAAGAGCGCAACCCCAGCACTGCAGATCCACTTATCTGGGCTAGCGTGCTGGACTCCCTTTCAGCCCACGAAACCTACCGGCGCACGATCGGCCCACTGGTGGAGCGGTCAGAAGTGGTAGACTTCATCTTTCGCGACGGCAGCCTACCCCGCTCGCTTAAATTCTGCCTCGGCGGTATTCGCGAGGACCTGGCGCCACTGCAGAACAGCCGCCAGGCACTCAAGATTATCGACCGTTCGCGGCGCAGCCTGGCACGGTTTGATCCGCACTCGGCAGGCCGAACCGACACGCACAGATTCATCGACAAATTCCAGGGAAACCTGCTGGAGCTCGGTGCCGAGATCAGCCGCACCTGGTTCCACAGCGAAACCGATTGAAACTCACCGCCGGAGCGGTAACTAAGCAATGACTATCCGTGTAGCCATCAACCACCGTACGTCCTACAAATTTGACCGGGCGGTGAACATGTCGCCGCACACCGTGCGCCTGCGCCCGGCGCCGCACTCGCGCACGCCGATCCACAGCTACAGCCTCAACATCAAGCCGCAAGAGCACTTCATCAACTGGCAACAGGACGCCTTTGGCAACTACCTGGCCAGGCTGGTATTCCCAGAGAAATGCACCGAGTTCGAAGTGGATGTGGAAGTGATCGCCGACATGACGGTGATCAATCCCTTTGATTTCTTTGTTGAAGAATATGCCGAGAACTATCCCTTCGAGTATCCAGAGCAGCTGAAAAAAGAGCTGCAACCCTACCTGGAAATAGAGGACTTTGGCCCGCTGTTCGATGAGCTGGTAGCCGGGGTCGACCGATCAGAGACCGCGATCAACGACTTTCTGGTGGCGGTGAATCAGGATCTGGAACAAAAGATCGAATATCTGGTGCGCCTGGAACCGGGTGTACAAACCCCGGAAGAAACCCTGAAACTCGCCAAGGGCTCCTGTCGCGATTCTGCCTGGCTGCTGGCCCAGTTGCTGCGCCACCTGGGCCTGGCCACGCGCTTCGCTTCAGGCTACCTGGTGCAGCTTGAGCCGGACGAAAAATCACTGGACGGCCCCTCCGGTGCAGACGAGGATTTCACCGACCTGCACGCCTGGTGTGAAGTCTTCCTGCCCGGCGCCGGCTGGGTAGGCATGGACCCAACCTCGGGCCTGTTCGCGAGCGAGGGGCATATTCCTCTCGCCTGCACACCGCACCCCGTTTCCGCCGCGCCTATTGTCGGGGCAACCGATGAGTGCGAGGTGAAGTTTGATTTCAGCAACACGGTCACCCGGGTGCTCGAAGACCCTCGCGTCACCAAACCCTATACCGAGGACCAGTGGCAACACATTCTCGCCCTGGGCAAATCCGTGGATGTCCTGTTCGACAACAACGATGTCCGTCTGACCATGGGCGGCGAGCCCACCTTCGTGTCGATCGACGACATGGAGTCCGAACAGTGGAACACCGATGCGCTGGGCGAAGACAAACTGAGCCTGGCGAAAACCCTGCTGCTGCGCCTGCGCGACCAGTTCGCACCGCAGGGGCTGCTGCACTACGGCCAGGGCAAGTGGTACCCGGGCGAAGAAGTACCGCGCTGGGCCCTCGGGGTTTTCTGGCGCAAAGACGGCGAGCCACTGTGGCAGGACAACAGCCTGCTCGCCCGGGTCGATAAGGATTACCAACGCGACGCCAAGGACGCCGTCAAGTTCGGCCGCAAGCTGTGCGACCTGCTCGGTCTGCCGCGCGGCAGCAGCCAGCCCGCCTACGAGGACGGGTTCTACTACCTGATGCAGGAGCAGAACCTGCCCAAGAACATCGACGTGTTATCGCACAAGGTGGAGAACGACCTGGACCGCCGGCGCCTTGCGCGCCTGATCGAACGCGGCTTCAGTGTGCCTACCGGCCTGGTACTGCCACTGGAACGCAACACCGGCTGGCCCATTGCCGAAAAAACCTGGCGCTCCAGCCTGTGGCCGATGAAACGGGAGCGCATCACCCTGATCCCCGGTGACTCGCCCATGGGCCTGCGTCTGCCACTGGCTGACCTGCCGGAGCTGGCAGAGAAGATCGACAGCTACCAGCACCCCCGAGACCCGTTTGAGACCCGCGATGAACTGGCCCCACGCAAGGACATGACTTTTCAGGAGAGCGCGGGTGAAAACGCCGACGAGCCACTGGAAGAGCCGGAATACGAGCAGGTGGTGCGCACCGCCATGTGCATCGAGGCCCGCGACGGCCGGCTGTGCGTGTTCATGCCGCCTCTGGAATACCTGGAAGACTACGTCGAACTGATCGCCGCGGTGGAGGAAACCGCCAGCGCCCTGAAAATGCCGGTACTGATCGAAGGCTACGAGCCGCCGAAAGATCCGCGTATGCAAAAACTGCTGGTCACCCCCGACCCGGGCGTCATCGAAGTCAATGTACATCCGTCCAATAATTGGGACGAGCTTGTGGCCACCACCACCTCACTCTACGAGGAGGCCCGCCAGTCGCGCCTGTCCACCGAGAAATTCATGCTGGATGGCCGCCACACCGGCACCGGCGGCGGCAATCACATCACCCTGGGGGGGCCACGCCGGCAGACAGCCCAATGCTGCGCCGCCCGGATCTGCTGCGCAGCCTGATCACGTTCTGGCAGCACCACCCCAGCCTCAGCTATCTGTTTTCCGGCATGTTCATCGGCCCCACGTCCCAGGCACCGCGTGTCGACGAAGGCCGCGACGAGATGCTCTACGAACTGGAAGTCGCCTTCTCACAGATGACCGAGGGCGAAGTGCCTCAGCCCTGGCTGGTGGACCGCCTGCTGCGGAACCTGTTGATTGACGTCACCGGCAATACCCACCGGGCAGAGTTCTGTATCGACAAACTCTACTCCCCGGCAGGCCCTGC
This window harbors:
- a CDS encoding alpha-E domain-containing protein, which codes for MRLLSRVAERLYWMARYLERAEDTARLLRSHTHMIMDIPEGSEPGWEVLLKTFNADTTFAERYRVANETNVLRFLMAEPDNSGSIASAVQAARENVRTTRDVLPAEVWEHVNELYLYTRENADKCVGRRNRHGFLEQVIGRCQMINGLMMTTLCRDHSYRFIRIGNLLERADMTTRVLDAGVGSLMNEERNPSTADPLIWASVLDSLSAHETYRRTIGPLVERSEVVDFIFRDGSLPRSLKFCLGGIREDLAPLQNSRQALKIIDRSRRSLARFDPHSAGRTDTHRFIDKFQGNLLELGAEISRTWFHSETD